A segment of the Malaclemys terrapin pileata isolate rMalTer1 chromosome 1, rMalTer1.hap1, whole genome shotgun sequence genome:
GTTTGAAGATACGATTTTGAAAATGAACTTTAGGGGGATTTTTCTAGCCAAGTGCCTGGTGGTTTTATTCTCCTGTGTAAAAGGTGAGTTTGCACCAGCTTTTTGCTCTTTCAGGCTGGCTTTGCTTAAAATTGCACTTAAAGCATTTAAAACTGTGGTAGAGTAACACCCATTTCTTGTACCCAGACAAGGGTGATGGATATCTTAACGGGGTGCTGAATTAGGCCCATCTATGTCACAATGATAATTGACTCTGGGATCCAGTTCCAATAAGGCTATAATTTTCAAGGTGGATGGGACCTATAACTGCACTGTCCCAGGTTTCACCCAGTTATGAGAATTTGGGGTGGTCTTGTCCACACTGCACATTTTAAGCCTCTCCCCTGACTCAGTTATAGTTGAGGAGCAAGTTATTACCAGTATGTTTTAGATTATTCCTTTAATAGTGCTTTTAATATAGAAATGTGTAAGCAAAATTAAATGTGACTGATCCCATCCCTGCCACACATCTTCTACTTAAAGCTAAATAGTGAAGCTTGGGGCAAGATGGATGATCTGATAAAAATCCTTGGATCTTTCTTAAATATCATGGGCCACATTCTTCCCTGGTTTAACTCTACTAAaatcagagatgaatttggcttcTTGTCTCTAGAAGAACGATCGCTATTGCCAGAGCAAGTGCAGTGCAAATAAATCATTTAAGAGCGTTACACAACCCTCTGAATGGTAGCGAGCCCTTATGAAGCTGCGAAGATCAGATATTTGAGGAACTGGCAATGGGACCTtttagggtaaaatcctggccccgaTCCTTGGCCATTGACCTTaatagagtcaggatttcaccctaaaactCTTAGAGTTTGATCCTGCAAAGTTGTCAGCACTCTGTCCCCAGTCCAGGCAGAGCTCTTAAATACATGCTTCACTTTCAGCAtgcgagtagtcccactgacttcaaaagaacTATTCACGTGCTTAGATTGAAGCACATActcaaatgctttgctgttgGGGGCAGAGTGCTCAGCTCCTTGTAGAATCGAGCCCCCATTGTTAAGCACATGGCCTCACTTTTCCCAttggtaaaatggagataatggtaTCTGCCTTACTTTGCAAAGTGCCGTAAGATCTCTtggctattattattttatttagcttTCAGTCTGGGGAGGCCCATGACCTGAGCttgctattaaaatatttataatactttGTAAACAGTTTTAGCTTCAAGTTAACAATCCTTTATCTGACACGTATTAATATAGGTAAGTGTCAGCATGGAGTTTTTCCTACTGCCCTCAATGAAGCTGTTGCATTTTTTTCGTAACCCTCTTCAAGAGCGACTTCACTGTGTAGACCCATTGCTCTTTTCTAGTAACGAACATTTTATTAAAGGGAAACAGAACTGTTGACAGTGCAAGTATTTTTTGCACAGGAATATTAACAGAAAGGGGGATAAATACAAATGATCATCTGGTAGGGTGGGGTCGGTCTAGGTTGTAAGTTACATTAGGTACATACATATTGTTATTATTTCTAGTTatagcaattattttttaaaactttgatcTAAAAATTTAGTTGCAATTTTGGCTTATAGATTAGAACAAGTCGTAGTGGATTCAGTAACAAGAACCATTCATGAATGACTGGAATAAATCCAACAGTAGATCATTTATGATGGTTGTTTAATGTTTTCTATGTACAAGGACTAGATAAATAAGGAATATATTCTTGCTATGGACTTAAAACAGAGCCATTCAAGGAAATCAAGagtctatttatttaaaatgtttgaaacttTAAAAGTGAATACTTTTTTTCTCAGATGGGTAAAGTATTATCAGTGTAGCTCCTTTTAGTTCACCACACATGAATCATCCCATCCTCTTTGTGACGGCAATCTGAGCAGTTTGTAGCTAAACTCTGATCGCTCTGTCCTTTGCAGAGTATTTCAGTTGGCACTGTCAACAAATATTGTTTCATTGTCTATACAGAGGACTAAGTGTTGTTTGTTTGGGATGCTCAGACTTCTGTTCCAATGATTCGGGAGACCAAGCAAACTTTTAAAGACCTATCAGGATTGTCTGTCAAAATACTATTGAGCTTTCCTTCCTCAGGATTTTGATCAACTTTTCCCTCATCTACACATGCAAAATATAAATGATAGAatatgcaatgcaaataataatgagTAGCAATAATTCTAAATATCTGGGAGTAATTCTGAGGAGTAGCAAGTAtctgaattacattttttttctttgtcaaaaATGCTACAGGTTTTACAAAGGGCTTTGGTGCTCCTGTTAACACTTACTGGGCGAACGAATATTATTAAAATAGTTACACTTCCAAGAGTGAGTGATTTCAGAATGTTCCCTTAGAAATGTTGAATGCTTTTTAAGAAACTTGATAGCTCAATAATAGCTTCCCTTTGGGCTGGTGAATGCATTGCATGAAACTCTTCATCCTCTCACAGGCTCTAATGGGCCGTCTCTCTCTGATTTCTCGAATAATTATTTTGCTGCACAAGCATGAGTGTCTAATTTTTTTGATTTGACTCCAATATTACTATTACACAAAGCAGCAATTAGTTTTCAGTTTTCCTCGCTGTGATGTATTTTATTGTATCCTAGATCTAATGAAAATTTTATAATAAAGgattatatattataataaaagATTTATAAACCTAGTTTCTCTCTATGGGGAAAAGAACTTACACTGTGTAAAAATAATTCAGCATAGCTCACCATGCCTACCAGTATAGCTTTATCCCATAGATTAGAGTGGAATTAATTTAGCAAATGGAAGATTGAAAGTTTTGctgttaattaatttattttattcgaAACTTACAAGCATGTATTTAACCTGTCTGATAGTTTCAATATTATTTATCAACTTGCTTATGCGGTACGGACTAAGAATCTACACAAATGTTTGTGTGGAGTCAGCTTCTCATTTGAAGTCACCTTCAGGCAAAATCTGTGCTCTAAAAACCCAATCTGCTATTACTATTCAGAGGCTGTGATTTTTAGATTTAGATTTAGTTTGAGATAAATGGACATGAGATCTTGTGACAGAACATACCATGGGAAGATAAATGCTTCTTTATATGTAACAACATGAATAAGGCTAAACAGCCTTTACCTTTCTTAATAATACCAATATTTAGCCCTTATGTGACCGCTAACATCTTCAGGTGCTGAACAACCACTTGCAGTAGCACCCTTGTGAACTGGGTATTATCCGTTTTGCACAAAGGGAACTGAAGTCAAAGGTGACCTGAAAAGAGGGGAAAAACCTGCCTTTGGGCCTGTGTTTATCAGGTGATAGTACCTATGAAagagagctctgggagggagggagggagtgtatCCTGTGGTCACAGCCATGCGGGAAGGAGGACCTCTGGGTCTTACTCccacctctgtcactcactcactgtgtgacctcaggcaagttgcttacgccaagattttgaaaagtgactaatgattttcaGTGTTCAACTCAAGACACATCAAAGGAGGCTAATTTTTCAGAAATCGCTGAGGGTCTGAGATGAAAGCCGCTATATAAATGCCCACCCTTATCAATGAGGAGTGGTTTGGGAAATAAGGGAAAAGTGGGAGATTAACTTTGTGACCAAGTTATTTAATGCTGCAGTGTCTACTGTTAACTCTCATCCATAGATGCTTTGGACAGACACTAATTGGGCTGTATTGTTCTTCCTCTGTTTTGAAGGGTCTACAGACAAAGCCCCTAAAGTGTATGGTATTCGGAATGATTCTGTTTTCTTGAACATTCCTGGTTTCAAAGTGGAACAGCAACAGGAAGTATCATGGCTCAAAAATATATTACCTCTCACGAAAGGCAAAGGTTCTGTCGTGAAATATTACAAGGATAAGGAAAAGTATGAACAGTTCCCCAATGGAACCCTGAAAATAGACCACCTGGTGGAAGAGGACAGTGGAAATTACAAAGTGACCGTGTACAATGACTCGGGAAGTCTGCAAGTGGAGAACAACTTAATTCTGAGCGTTCAGGGTGAGTCACCTTCCATGTCCCTCCCACCATAGCTGGGTGAGCCCCCTTGTTCCCATTCTCTTCTTCTGCTGAATGGGTCTCCATTCCGTTTCCTTGTGGTCTCTAACTTTGCTGAGTGGGCTCCTTTTCATTGAAAGGTTAGCTCTTCTGCATCTATTCCCTTTCTCTGTTCCTGGGTGGGttcctccttttcctttctttccagGTGAGTGTCCCTGTTCCCTTCTTTCCCTCTATTCCTGCTGCTTAGTCCCTCTGCTGTCTGATTTCTTCTCTCTCACATCAGCCATGAAATCTGTCGAGCAAACAAACCTGCACTGGTATCGATGAACAATGGAAGATGTTATCTCAGGTCACACTGAGCCTTTTCTTTTGCCACTCAAAATATCCAGAACCCCTAATGTTTATATATACATTTGGGAGGCTGGGGTCtaacttgggggaaaaaatggtggtagGACCCTTCCAAACTCCTCCCACAAATTAATAACCCACTTGAGACATCAAAATGAGATGCCATTCACGATGGATTGTGGAGATTTTTAAACGGTTTGCACACTCTGCTGGGCTCGGCTCCCCTAACTGGGGTTCAAATATACCCCTGGGCTCCGCTAGGCTCCTTAAGCTTGTGTTCTTCTCCATAAGGCACACATTTTGGAGCCTAAAAAGACAGCTCAGGAGAGTGCTGGTATGCGTGCTCCTGCCCGGTTCAAGCCCTGATTTCACAACAGACAGTGAAACCTTTCTTAAGCAGCCATTCAAGGAACTGGTACCTTTAGGTGGTTTGACCAGTGTGATGTGGAGCAGAACCGTGCTCGGTACATTTGGAATACTTAGGCAGTCTCCTAAAACAGGAGGCTGCTGAAAAAAGCCTGAGATCTTGCACAAATTTCTGTAACATGAAGATTTTCCTTCGACAGTACTTGGTTCTCATGACTTGCTTTTGAGCCTACCAGCTTGCTTGCATGTTTACATCCTGCATTAATGTTGAACTGCTGCATTTGAAGCCTGACAATTAGTAAATGATTCAGTAACTGGCCCCCTATTTATTTGTAATTAACTGGGTCTCCTGTTCACCTGTTCCATCCCTTATAAGCAGCGCTGGtttgaatttttttgtatttAGAAATTCTGacaaaattttgaatttaaaaaaaaaaggggaactgtttggaattttgtttgtttattgaccAATTATTACAGCTGATTGGAATTTTCTGAATGTCAAGATTTTgatgacatttaaaatattttaaagaaaagaaacacgagctgaattttaaaaaattatgacaTTCATTCCTGATTTTCTACTAACTTGACTTATAAGCcgaaggaaaaaaatacagatatctttaatgttttaaaagtttttctTTATCGGGATAATTGCTATTTAGATGGAGGTGACCAGTGTCAACTCAGATATCTTTGACCGCATGAATGACAAACTCTCTGGTGGGGAGATCCACCCTCTCAAATTGTGTGTGGACACCTGCTGCCACTGCCCTAGCAAAGCCCTGAAGGGGTGACCACTCTCAAATCAACACCCCTCTGAGCTATTGTTACAGACTGCCTGCTGACTCAGGGATGCATCAGTATATCTGTTATACTGATGAAGTGGGtgctagcccatgaaagcttatgcccaaataaaattgttagtctctaatgtgccacaaggactcctcgttgtttttgctgatccagactaacacggctgctactctgaaacctgttatacTTGAGTCATGGTTTTTCAAGGTTTACAGGTTAAGGCATTGGATTGGGGTAGAATTTCTAGCTCAGCCactggcttcctgtgtgaccttggtcaagtgaCTTAATctatcctgtgcctcagtttcccaactgtgaaatggggatgTAGCTCTTAGGAGTATtgggaggataaaatccattagtGATGTGAGGTGCAGTGATATGATGGCCATTAGGGTCAGATAGAtaacataattattttttaaaagtaaaagcttAGTTTTTAGCATCATCGTGTGAATCTAGAAATCAGGACCCTAGGCATCTGTCCATAGTGTCTAGAATGtttcaagactggatgtctttctgaaatacacctctaccccagtataacgctgtccttgggagccaaaaaatcttaccgcgttataggtgaaaatgcattatattgaacttgctttgatccaccggagtgcacagccccgcgcccccggagcactgctttatcgcgttctatccgaattcgtgttatatcaggttgcgttatatcgaggtagcggtgtatgtgCTCGCTCAAACAGaatttatgggcttgatgcagaaattactgggtgaaattctatttatacaggaggtcagactagatgatcactatggtcccttTTGGCCCTAAAATCGATGAATAGTGTTTATCCAGCCCTGAGCAATTGCTTCAGTGTTAGCAGGACCAGGGCCATACTTTGCACATACACTGTATTCAATAGATGGATTACAGCGTTTGCTCAATAGTTGAAgtgaagtactctgaaaaatgactgaGTGTAAACTAGCACTGAGGGTTTCCAGGCTTTTTGCAATGACTGATTTGCTCAGTGTAAAAGTAAAAAGTTGCTTCTcttgctcttcccccccccccccccccgcccccgcaactGATGTGCCTGAAACGTCAACCTGGACTCAGAGTCAGGGTGGGCTCTTTCTGGCTCATGTACCATTGCCAGTAATAGAGATTCCTCAAGGGGAGCTCCATTACCAATTCACTGTGCATAATAGGAAACCGAAACCAGCTTATTCATAGCTTCATTGCCTCTGTAGTACTAAGACGATGTCTAGTCTAGTCTATGTTCTTCTACTGTAGTCATCACTGCTGTATCTGAACACGTTCCAGCAGTGCGTTAAGCAATGTGGCGAAGACCTGGGCTATACATTTATACCATCATAGCTATGGCAGACAGggatgtatttttattattattattattattatttttactgacCTAGCTTTTCCAGTCTTTCTGGTGCCCAACGCTGAATGCAAAGTTGCAGATGCAGTCATGCCAGAGCTGCATAGAAGGAGACTATTGCCTCTTTGCTCTATGACGTAAAGCCTTCGTGTAAGTCCTCCCTGCACAGCATAGCTTCTCTCCCATAGTAACTGCAATGTGTGTTTGCTTACATTGGACTGATGGCCTCCTGTATGGAAGAGAGGAAATACTGTGGTCTCCCTACAGGCCAACCAACCACCTTGGTGTCTGAGAACCTGCGTAGTATCTGAGGTATTTGTGGGTGGAGATAGAACAGCAGTTGATGATTTGCTCTCCTTGGCTCTTCCCCTTGCTCTGAGCTCAGTTTTCCACACACAGATCTAGGCGGGAAATGTTACATCTTTGAGCAAGGTAATATAGATACAGCTCTGGGTCCTCTCCCTGGTTGCTAATGAGCAGCCATTTCAGCTAGTGCCAACTGTGCTCCGGAAACAGAGAGGGAGGTGGTTAGTGGAGCCTGCAAGTTGACTCCAGGTTCTGTATGGATGGAATAGAGTTCCTGTGTCCATGGACCCCTGAGAGCAGAGTCGTTGGGAGGGTTTGCAGTCTCCCAAGTCTGCAGGATCCCCTAACTCCTCCTACCAGATGGGATGATGCAACAAAAATTTTGCAGGGGGAAACTGGTAGTTTGCTCCTCCCTTCGGCCATGCCTGAGGGGGTTCTCCATGAACTAGAGCAGTGATcttcagacctcagtggttcaggagccaaattagtgatcaacattacccaaaagagccacagtagtgtgaattccttatttcatttactatagtactgtTCATATTCAAACAGtatgatgggaaatatttagtgtgtgtgtgtttgtgtatatataatataatatgtagtattctcacagcaaataaggTAGTGCAAGCTGATAACTAAATTAGTTAATaacacagtaaaagcatcctgattggttaataacttagatttgaaatcagtgttttaatatcatgtgctgcaaagagccgcaggagacgcATTAAAGAGCCATTTGTAGCTCCTGAGCTGCAGTCCACTGAGGctctgtctatactggcacttaaTTAATGTCGTTAAAACTGTTGTGGCTCAAGGGTGTGaacaccccccactcctccaatGGCAAACGTTTTAACAACAAAAAgccctggtgtggacagcgcttcgtCAGCTGGAGCTGCTCTCCCAGCACTGAAGctaccacccctcattgggggtggttttattttgtcgcctGGAGAGCAGCTACACAGCGCACCGTACAACAGCACGACGGCAGCAGCCGCCGTtgtaaggtgcgcagtgtagacatagcctgagctAGAGTGATCTGGCCCACTGTGTTTCAAAACCGCATAGGAGAAGGGACTGGGATCCTCTCTCTGTAAATAAACAATGAAATGTTATCTCAAGAAAAAACACTCTACAGATCTGCAGGGAGGGAACAGCGAGGAACGTGACAATGAGTCATAAAGGTGTtaaactttttataaaaaaacaaatatgcaGACCAGTGTTCAGAtggccttttctttgtttttgccaCATCCCATCCCCCCTCAGGTCTAATTTGCTGTTCGCTCTCCCCTTTATTTTTTCAGGCATTGCTACTTTCCCACTTTCTCTCTCACTGAATATCTGTGTTTCAGATTAATTTGTCCCACATCCTTTCACAGGATCATTTTGTTATGTTCTGCCCATGCCTCTAAAATCCCTCCAGGTTCCTTTGTATCATTCTGTGGATCTTGCCTGTTCTAacaatgaactttttaaaattagaaatctTCACAGACTGATTGCCTCTTCTATTCTCTTTCAGAAATGGTCACTAAACCAGAAATCAAATGGACGTGTTCACAAAAGTCCATAACGGTGACATGTGAGGTGAAACAGAAGAACAAACCTGCTTTACGTTTGCTTGAAAATAACAAGACACTCTTTGAAAGACAGCCAACAGATGCAAATGGCATATGGAAGATTGAATATCAACACAAGGCCAAAAGCCGTACTGCAAAGTTCCAATGTGAAGTTAAAAATGACGTTAGCATGAAAACTACTGATCAGGAAATCAAATGTTCAGGTACAAAGTCTATATTGCAAAAAGGTTACCTAATCACAGCCCACAAAGAGTTACACATGTGCAGCTGTCTCCAGGGGGCTGATTCTAAAACCAGTGTCAGCCCAATAAAATAACTGAGGGAATAGACATGCAGTAGGTTTTAGGCAGCGCTACACAGcaggaagcaaaaaacaaaacccttttttccccccagctgtTCTTCTTCATTATTTCTACAGCACCAACAGTATCCATTGCACTGCATAGATCATTACAACGTCAGGGGTCATTTTAGTTGGGTAGAATAAAATTACCCAAGTTGAAAATTGGTCAGGATGTCCATTAACACCCTACATTTCCCaagaatgggcctgattctcctctctcttaaTCCAGATTTACATAGTACACCTATgtggcttcattgacttcaatggaattgctctggatttacaccagtgtaaggctgtgtctacactacaggtggtacagtggcatagctgtagcgctgcagctgtgccactgtagtgcaaTGGTGTAGATGTTTCCTACAGTGACAGACGAGTTTTTCCATCACTATatttaatccacctctctgagaggcagtagtgaggttgacaaaagaattcttccatcgacctagacgtgtctacactggaggttaggcTGACTTAACTACAGTGCTCAAGTCACAAAACTTTTCATGACCCCGAGCAACATATTTAGGTCAATCtcgtttttaaaaagttaggttgccccagctacgtcactcagaggatttaacccccactgtagacagcgctaggttgacggaagaattcttccatcgacctagcaacCCATACCAATGGGAAAACCTTTCCCTTCAGCATAGGTAGTGCCCACGCTGAAACGCTACTGCGGTGGTGGAGCTCTGCCGCTgtagcgtttcaagtgtagacacgCCCCAAGTGACAGGAGAATTAGATGCAAGGAAGTCTTGATCTTTTCCACCCTTTGTATCTAAGAAGTCAGTGATGCCACATTGGCGGATGGATTCTTTTGATTAAAAACCTGGATGTCATGATTGTGCTATTTAACATGTGCATATAAAGCATGGGCTTCCATTGCAGTGAGCTTTTGGGAAATTAGCTGTGAAACTTTTAGGAGTTGATCAGCTTAAATGAACAATCAAGTAGGCTAGGCCTCAGGTGTAGATTTTCTTAAAGGAAAAAGGTTTTATAAAATTTGCTATtcatagaaatgttttcatgaaactttAGAGGGGGAAGAAGTCACTggaaattttgtttgtttctttgtttgaatTGAAACAGTGTCCTGCAGTGTTGGGGAGGCAAGCCCAGCAGCGCTAGGCTAGTGTGCAGTCAGTGAAACACCCCTGAAACTGACCAGTCTTTTCTTTAATTGTCCAACTTGGGTGAAATGCAAGAAGTCAACGAATGAAAAATTAATCAGATCTCCAAAATCCTTTCACTTTTAATAATCTACAGCGTCAAtagaaaaattgtttaaaaactaaATTTTATTACCTATGTGTTATTTTTAGTCTTTTAAAAGTAATATCTGAACAGCTTTGGTGGCTTCCCATCTGCGgtgaagtcctgtggcctgtgttattcaggaagtcagactagatgatcacaatggtccctgctggctttATAGTGTAGGAATCTCCATTTATGCAATTAACACTCACATGTTCCCTTTGACCTATTAATCTGGGCATCTGGCACCTTCAGACACCAAGCAGTTTAACAGTAACATAAGTAAAATTGACAATCAGGTGGTAGAAACCTACATACTTATTACAACAGGAACAGTGCTGCAGGCTTTACCCCCATAGTTTTACCAGCAGCAGAACTGGGCATTTACAGCTATTACAAAAGAATCATATAATCTAAATGAGAGATCCCAAAGGTTAAATCTATTATTAGATTAGATACTATTTAATATCCGTTGCCCAGTGACTCTGCACGACATGCTGTATAGTACACGGTTGAAGATATGGAGTCAAATTCTCTACAGAATTAACTCCTTTGGCTTCAATGAAGTTACccaagcagagaatttggcccattgacccTACCCCAGTGAGTTTataatctagatcagtggtcccaaacttttcagggtcacgCCCCCCTTTACCCCAGACGCTGCAGTGagaagtgccactgaaaacctgcaaataaataaaaccagtCAGCTTTCAAAGGGCGTGAGGAAAGGATCCTACAGTGTGGGGCTCACTGCAGTGAAAGGGTGATTGATTGTCTGCCCCCTTCAGACCAGTGGCAGGGCCATGGCTCACCCACTTAGCACCAGGCCCAGCCCGATCTGAGCCTGAGAGGtggcagctctgccagtgcctggAGCGACGGAAGCGGCAAGAGGCCCTGCCACTGTAGAGCAGAGGCTAGTGAAAGTGGGAGAGAGGTGCTCCAATCACctgcaggagaaggggaggcTGCTCCCAGGCACTTATGGGATAAAGGGCAGGAGGTGGCTTCTCCCCAGCTGCAGTGGGCTCACTCTGGGATGGCCCCGGCAGACAGCGCTGGGCTGTTACTGAACCGGGGTGGAGTGTTGCTGTCAGCAGGAACTGGGGCGGGGGTGCTGCCACAGCGGGTCCAGGCTCATCCACCTTCCTGGAGAGCAGAAGCTGAACGGTGGCGGGGAGGCATGTGTGAGATGTGGCATGGAACTGTCGTGTCGGTGCAAGACTCACTGCTCTGGTGCATGTTCTCCCAGCAGCAGTTGAGCCAGCTGCCCAGGACAGCCAAGGCGGCTTCTTCCGCAACTGCAGTGGTTTCCTCTTCCGCTACATCCTGCCTAAATGTAGGACCTGATGCTGCCCCAGCACTTGCCTGAGTGCAGCCACCTGCAGTGGGAGGCCAAGTCCTTCCAGCTGCCCGAGATGGCATGCCCTCTGGCACAGAGCCGGAGGCAACTGCCCGGAGATGTGCCCTGCACCGCAATGGCTCCCTCTGCactgaccagcccctgcccctgctcagtgATCTGAGGGTGGGGGCACTgcctcagccccatcccccacctccagcGACATACACAAAAACCTGTCCTGCCTCCTTATGCAGGAGTAGGGAAGTTCTGTCTCCAAGTCCCCAGACTTGCCCCAGGGACAGGTCATTGACAGGTCATTGACCGTCCACCATAAGCTGGGGCACATCCAATTTCACTCCTAGCTGTACCACCACTTTAGACAGCGTCGTGGCAGCCTGAAACAGCGAGAGGAGTATGAGTGCAGATATAAGAATCAAGAAGCAGTTCTCAAACATAGCCAGGGATAAGCCTGTTAAATTGATAAGCAAGCATGGGGTGGGTGATCCAAAGATGGAGTCACCACAAGGCAGTGTAGAGTTGCTGTTTCTTACTGTCACATTCATTTGTGTATATTAAATACTTGGAGCTTATTGCATGAAGTTCATTCTCTCATCACTCAGGGCCAGTCCTCACTGGGTGTAAattgacaataataataataataataataattaatgcttagcaccagggccgtccctagctactctggggccctacgcagccccttctcccatggggggagaggggtaaggggccccaggcctctgcaggggtggggtgggggctggtcccAGCCTCCGTGGGAGGGGTTGactggggggggtagggggaaccaccccccagcactcaccggtggcACGGCTGGTTAGTTTTTCTGTTTCTTCACTATTGTTAATTATTGTGTAGCACTTGTTTTGAGTTTCCGCCACGGCTAGAAGAGCAAGCTCTGAAATACCACAAGACAAGCTGTTCTCACAGTATTTCCGGCTCCTGaaaaagtttgtgttttttgtcAGACTCTGAGCCCTACTTTTGCCCAGTCAAAGCATTCTGAAAGTCCTTAAAAGGCCAGAAGGGCACTCAGATCTTTGTGTGTCAATCTAGAACAAGACTTTTGAGGTTTGACACCTATTGTTTCTTAAGTAAAACTCCTTGGCACTCCTGTGAATTCTGCCTCAAACTTTCCCGAGAACTCCCATCAAACAAAGCACATCATACACACATTTCATAACtctgtttcatgaaaaaattcTCCTTCCCACCAAGTTTTCTGTGACCATAAGCTAGTGGTTTAACTTtgtttgtgcctcaatttccccctttgtaaaatggggatgataataataCTTAACATTATCTCAGAGGGGTGTTATGAGTCTTAATTTATTGTTTGTGAAAATGCTTTGAGATGCTGGGACAAAAGATGCTATATAACTACAAGGTTTTCATATCATCATCGTTATCTATGTCCTAAGCTTCACATGTGTACATCCTCCAGATCACTGGGACCAAATTCCAGACTTTGGAGTTTTATTCTCTCCCTGTGACATCTCCTCCTTCTTCTCTCTGACCTAGGGCCGCTGGACATTATTCTCATCGGGAGCATTGCAGGAGGTGCAGTTGTCTTTGTCATCTTTTTGGCTCTGCTGATTTACTGTATCAGGAAGAAGAGAGCAGAAAGATATGAAGAAGAGGGTAAGCACTTGAAACTTTCATGTTGCTGTATGACCACTTAAAATCTCCTAGTTCTTTCCACAAACTGCTCAGAGatagtgagagagaaaaaactgAGTTTTGTCACACTGCAATTCTACACTTCAATTGCCAGTTTTAA
Coding sequences within it:
- the CD2 gene encoding T-cell surface antigen CD2; the protein is MNFRGIFLAKCLVVLFSCVKGSTDKAPKVYGIRNDSVFLNIPGFKVEQQQEVSWLKNILPLTKGKGSVVKYYKDKEKYEQFPNGTLKIDHLVEEDSGNYKVTVYNDSGSLQVENNLILSVQEMVTKPEIKWTCSQKSITVTCEVKQKNKPALRLLENNKTLFERQPTDANGIWKIEYQHKAKSRTAKFQCEVKNDVSMKTTDQEIKCSGPLDIILIGSIAGGAVVFVIFLALLIYCIRKKRAERYEEEDEETPMQIRQLSDESKYRELPKTPVHAPQKQPRQQQRPPPQSQTQYQAGPPRPRPRTQQKSPSHMKERP